The Euphorbia lathyris chromosome 3, ddEupLath1.1, whole genome shotgun sequence genome contains a region encoding:
- the LOC136223893 gene encoding uncharacterized protein isoform X2: MTSSFRFQHMAIADNRKRLMPLPEDRMPGRCQTLGYQEAVLLVNPNHPELKGEVDDKYQYSCENKDNKVHGWISFNPAVGFCRHINYGGR; the protein is encoded by the exons ATTTCAGCACATGGCCATAGCAGATAATAGGAAAAGACTAATGCCCCTACCAGAAGACCGAATGCCAGGAAGATGTCAAACCCTGGGTTATCAAGAAGCTGTGCTGCTTGTTAATCCCAATCACCCAGAGCTTAAAGGAGAG GTGGACGACAAGTACCAATATTCTTGCGAGAACAAAGATAATAAGGTCCATGGGTGGATAAGCTTTAACCCGGCTGTGGGGTTTTGCAGACATATTAACTATGGAGGACGATGA